A stretch of the Buchananella sp. 14KM1171 genome encodes the following:
- a CDS encoding class I SAM-dependent methyltransferase, with protein MANWDERYAEAIRSGRRLFPAHASLGVVAALDMLEKLSPAPAGAPTAIDVGAGEGRHARELTGRGYVVTALEGSAVAVEAALGRPEPGISWVAGDAGHWRPAAAVDLVLAAYLHSPDFHVSSVLGNMTTWLRPGGQLVLVGHAVRNLTRDVPGPKNPAMLWEPTQLAGELARLGYRIDFAGHIDRVKVRPKRSRARQDVSSDAVVLATLR; from the coding sequence ATGGCAAATTGGGACGAACGTTACGCAGAGGCGATCCGCAGCGGGCGCAGGCTCTTTCCCGCCCACGCCTCGCTGGGGGTGGTGGCGGCCCTGGACATGCTGGAAAAGCTATCGCCCGCGCCGGCCGGGGCTCCCACCGCGATCGACGTGGGGGCCGGGGAGGGGCGCCACGCGCGCGAGCTGACCGGGCGGGGATACGTGGTGACGGCGCTGGAGGGCTCTGCGGTCGCGGTCGAGGCGGCACTGGGCAGGCCGGAGCCGGGCATCTCGTGGGTGGCCGGCGACGCGGGCCACTGGCGCCCCGCCGCCGCAGTGGACCTGGTGCTGGCCGCCTACCTGCACTCCCCCGACTTCCACGTCTCCTCGGTCCTGGGCAACATGACCACCTGGCTGCGGCCGGGCGGGCAGCTAGTGCTGGTGGGTCACGCTGTGCGAAACCTCACTCGCGACGTGCCCGGACCCAAGAATCCCGCGATGCTGTGGGAGCCCACCCAACTGGCCGGAGAGCTGGCCCGGCTGGGCTACCGGATCGACTTCGCCGGCCACATTGACCGGGTCAAGGTGCGCCCCAAGCGCTCCCGCGCCCGCCAGGACGTCTCCAGCGACGCGGTGGTGCTGGCCACACTGCGCTAA